AAAATGCACTTTGCAAAGCTAAATGGAGCATTGGACAATGATGTAATGTAAGTATGAGACTTAGTTCGAaactttaaagtgattggttaacattggtttgacttttaataaatatgagctagaaggtcacacttgtcacctgtgtctgtgatatgttacaaaaatgaagcccagaaaaaattgcgttcgaaaataattatttggtgcttcaaaaattgaaatataaagtgaccggaaacaccatctcaatttcatcccatacacttatgtgtactatttaggtgtctataagacgcctatttacaaaatcggggtttgccttgtagttttagcctttccttctcaataatggttgttttcggggtttattagttctaatacatgcacttgtacacatgtttcatcttggtttgagaatttttttaatcggctgctcacaaagttaaacaatacttTTAAACTAAACTTGAAACGAAATCAAAAAGACCAAACAGGCTGATCCGAATGGATGGAGAAAATAGACACAAGCATATCGTTTTATCCGGATTACTGGGAAGTTTCACCATGGGCTAGACATtgtggcccatattctgaagtcgggtttaacttaaactcaggtttaaagttgtggtttaagtatggacagccaattgttaaataaatcacTACTGGTAGATATATCTTATTTcaactcatttggctctcaaatcattcataattgtctaggtagtataaatacatgtagataattgtcttcaccatcgatgaatcaggaaagagcacaaaaaacataagaaacatacaacttaataagaattttgacacttttggcttcccataattttagcacagagttagaccatggtttaagttaaacctgacttcagaatacgggctagacactgtaggtccatggtttcacTCAGATTGCAGTGTGCACGTATCATGCTTGAGTGAATCCAGAATTCTCCAAAGCTCTCACAGAATTCCTTGTGCATTTAATCATGAGCCAAGATATCATTCCAGTTTGAACTCGTTTTTTCCAACggaaaaaaatctggaaaatcaTTTTTTGGGCCTCCTTGCTGGTTTGGGGTTGGTAGATCACGATTGCTCTCGTACCTCAATCAGAACTGCCTGGGGAACATAATTTCAAATAAGAATATTTAGGCAACAAACACCTCTTCACTTGTCGAGTTCATGTTGGCCCTGTCTTTTATACAATGATCTGTAATGCACCGTTTCTAAATCAAATTCTATTTGCAGCCATCCTGttgaatatatttattcatttttttttctatttattcatttttatctttatttttgttcctAGGTGAAAGGTGACTGTAAACTATGATATACATCTGTGATATGGCATCATTTGCACCACTTTTCCTTCTCTAAACTTCCACATGAAAGATAATCTCCCCATGGAGGCTATGAGAGCACACATCACCTCATGTCAAAAGAATGGCAAGGAGGGCCCAGTCGCTGGCTACTCCAAGAGAACTTTGAAGGAACTCGACGATGTCCCCATGGATGACCTCATTGAGGACCCTTTTGCTACCGATGATCCATCAGGCAGTGAGGGCGATGACGGGTGGATAGAAGACTCTGATGAAGAAGTCCCGGCTTTGCGGAAGCTTTCCGATGTCAACGACGATATCGACGATGGGGATGATGATTCAGACTTCAATTATGATGAGACATTTTTGTCGACATCAAATAAATGCGCACATGATACTTCAGTTGATAAGAACATCGAATATGAAGTAGCAAAACAGCCAGAGTCCACAGATTTTGTGAAAGAGGGAACAATCATTGACTTGCTGGAACAAAATCACGAACATGTCAGAAAGGAGCTAGCAAAGACACAGAGTTCAGTGTCAGTACTCCCCAAAGATGAGACAAGCAAAATGCAGAAGAGTAGCGAGCGTAGGAGGAAACAGGTGTTAATACCCAGAGACAAGATGATTAAGAAGACCTCTGTGGTTCATTCTGACCCAACTTTACACCTTCAGCAAAACACACCAACTTCCCAAAGTAAGGCAGTAGCTTCACATGAAATTCAAAGCTCTGCTAACAAGCTTAAGGATCTTAACAAGAAGACCATCAGTGGTGCTGGTCAAAAAGATGGTAATGCCTTATACTTCACACTTTGGCATCCAAAAAACAGTGAGGTCAAAACCACTTCACAATTGCAGAATGTTAACTCCGGATTGGAGAAGTCAGTTCCAAGGGCAACAGTCACCAAGCAAATTGAATCACTGAAAAGCGATCACGTCAGGGAACACGTCAGGAACTTGGCAGCAAACGACGGAACAAATAGCAGTGATAAGGTGCACAGAGGAAAACAAGTATTAGAAACCATTGCTGAAAAGGAATCAACATCTAAACCCGGCTCAATTCTTCCTCTACCTACAGCACAAGAAACCTTGGGTACCATTCTTATATCACGTAAGGTTAAGAAGGAAAGGTGTGAGGTGGTCACAGGAAAGTCAGCCAAATCTGAAAACGGTAATAAAACGCAGGCTCCGAAGCAAATCATTGTTGAATCGCACGAGGGACACCAGTCTTACCCCCAAGTCCTGCCAACCTCGAGCGTCAAAGACAGTACGAAGGACGGTAAACTGTTGGGTGGCGATAAGGGTAGTAAGAAGAAGTACACGTCGGTGGAAGAGTATGTTGAAGACCTCAAAAGGATGATGCAAGAGAAGGGTATTTCGAACATGGTAGTGCATGGTCCTAAACGTGTTATTTCGGATGTTACCAAAAAGTTGAATGCTGTCACTCTTCCGCCTACCTCTGTCTTTTGCAAGGCTCCCTTCGCGAATAAAGAACTCCTGAAACTTACTACCGTGAATGAAGAACCCCTGAAACTTAATTCCTCAGTACCTACCGCGAATAAAGAACCCCTGAAACTTAATCCTTCAGTACGTACCGCGAATAAAGAACCCCTGAAACTTAATCCCACGGTACGTACCGCGAATGAAGAACCCCTGAAACTTAATCCCTCGGTACGTACCGCGAATGAAGAACCCCTGAAACTTAATCCTTCAGTACCTACCGTGAATAAAGAACCCTTGCAACTTAATCCCTCACTACTTCCCGTGAATAAAGAACCCCTAAAACCTCATGTTTCACTACCTACAGAACCAAAGTTTGGTGAATCCAACAAATCTAAAGAATCATCAGTGAAGAATGAACGACCAGTTATGACCCCAAGTTCAGTACGCATGCCTGCTCTTGTAGTTGGAGCGTCCATTAAAGACTCTACACCAACCGGCATCAGTAAACGTGTAGTTGAATCAAAAGATTTGCCAACCACTCTGTCCACACATGTCATCAAGGAACCCAACATCATCAAGAAAAGCGACTCTTTGAACGTCAAGGGAACTGCACCAAATAAAATGACTTCTGTAAGTGGTACCTCTAACTCTACTGGACCTGTGCAGCTGCTGCAACCGGGAAACAATCTTGTTCGGTATATTGTAACTTGCCCCAATGGTCAGAGAAAAATTCTCCAGGTACCTGGAGGCATTCCTGGTGTGAGCAACAAAACTGGCTCAGGTCAGCCCCGGATATTACTATGTAAGTCTAGTGTAGATCTGAATGTTGGTAGTGTTATGGGTCCGAAAGGAAATGCACCGGCAAGCAGCAGCCCGGTGAAGGTCATAACTAAAGTCTTTTCGTCGGGTGCCAAAGTAAAAAAGATAAGAATAGTAAATAAGTCTCTCTTGTCTGATCTGCAAAGAAGCCACACTGTGCCCAATGACAACAAGACAGACCCTCTGAAAATGACAATCAAGAAGAATATTTACCAGAAAAACATAGTGTCTAATCAAGATGGGACGTATGTATTCACTCAAAAGGCAGCAAAGGAGCACAGACAACCAGAGGACCATTCTACCAAGGTTTCCAAAGACCAAAATAAGACTGTGGTTAAACATGATACAGAATGTTCCGCATCGCTTGACACAACGGGTGATATTTGCCGATCCAGTGATAATCTTGGGAGCAACTCAACTTCCCGACGGAAAAGTCGGCGGGACAGAAAAGTATCAAGGCCGTACTCTCCTCCACCACAGAAGAAGAGAAAAGTGACGCCCTCATCGTCACCGTCAAACCCAGTGAATTCACCTGGTGACAGGGGCTGCCCTGGCCTGCCTTCGCGTCCTAAACCTTCACCACGACCTGTTGTCGTTTTGAAGAAAGAACTAGACATTCCACGTGATGTGACGTTCTCGGGCGATGTAATGGGAGATTTTCCTGCAAAGGGAATAGGGATAGCCATTAAATCCGAACCACTTTCCGATGATGAGGCCATAAATGCTCTTGAATCTAGCCCGAGTCGTATTGAGAACAGGGCTGTTAAAACCGAACCGGATTACGATTCCGATTCTACAGATATTCCAACCGATCCGGAGGACATTGAGGAAGACGATGTTCATGCTAATACCAAGCCTAAAGAGCAGCTTCCAGAAACTACGTCAGCCACTGACAATTGTGGGCTCCCGAAGGTTTCCGAAACGGAGTTCTTGTCGCGAGCCGAAAAAATGCGTCTTCTCCAACAGCGGATTGAAGAGCAGGAGTCCATCCTTGAGAACATCAAGAAACAACGGCATGAATTAGAAATGCAGAGACAGAATAATCCTTATTTAGAAGATCTCATGTGACTTGGTATATACCCAACCCATCCTTGataaaagaatagaaaaatTAAGGTCAGTGGTAAGAATAGTATTGTTATACACTAATAGTACTCGGTCTAATACCATTTTTGCTGTTTCTGTTACTAAGAGATTTATTTGTCCTTTAACTCCATGCTACcctcattatctttttttttgtgacgTCACGTTTTGGGCGTCTTGCCTAATATCAAAATACCCTGGTGCTGCCAATATTGAGAAAAattatggtaatgataataataatgattgtaataataattatatcattataattgGCATTGTtattataggttttcccgtccaatttcgtcaaaatttcaaccgatttaatgatgtgataaatcaatttgcaactaatttgaatgacctatgagatcagcatttaaatatccacatacttaattcaatttaattataTTGGCACGCGATTTCATGGTTGTCTCATTGAATcacgatcaaattaaaatagctgaagtgttttcaaattcgcacCGTTACCTTGCGAacgtttaggaattcaaaatctttaaaatgcaatcacttataggatatggacagtgtttttcgttgttgttgttgtttacttcttttgaataattatgtaaatgGATTTTACTCCTAAATTTGATGTTTACAATTTTTCTGAAATGTATCATCCATCGGACAAACCATCATCGGAACAACAACTCGTTTTTGTGCCACTTTCAATACCATGTTTCTTATCCCTACCCCAAAACGATATAATTTAAATTACCggtatgtaaaataaaaaaagaacaagatgatgaagagAAAATACCTGCCATTGGCATAGGTCATCCACCCACTcactggtggatccagggggaggggcacagCCGACTCGTGCCCCTTCCTCTTtcggcacaattttttttcgtggacgaaatacccTTATTCCAtggttaaaacattttttttggctCGTCAAATTCTtaggaaaaatgtgcccccccccccttggggaAATcccggatccgcccctgcacccacTCATCAATCACTAAAATAATAAGCGTTTACAACCATATCTTAAAAGTTTTACATGAATAAagtctttatcaaacataatggaataaaattattttaactgAAAATGTTAGAACAAATAGggtaaagttttaaaaaaatattgtataacgtaatgaaaaaaaatgaccacaGAAACATGCTATCTAAATTTGGGCGTTTAAAGTGCAATTATGTGTGCCGATAAATGAAATTGGAAATGGTGTTTTAAGCGAAATCAAATGATCAGTTCGTTGtcgcgaaattaaatgacacctttgggccattaatttgaaggAATTTCTCTCTAAACTGAATTTatacaaaattcaaaggaacgatatagaacggaattgagtgcaaaataaatgaaaatgaaccatGTGTGCAGAGGGTGGACGAAATATATCGAATTTGAacgtcctttcattaatttaaatgcaactctgaTAAAATTGGACTAGAAAACCTATAATAGTAgtacgtagtagtagtagtagtagtagtagtaaactGCACTGGTTTTGATTTAATATGTTGAATAACAAATATATAATAGCTCGACGAAAGGTCACGTGATGTTGCCCTGATAAGAAATCCACCAGTCTACAATTATTTTCTCACCGAGTGATCGAAAAATCCCAAGAACACATGGTTGTCGGTGGTCACAAAAGATGATAATTTTGagataaaaatatggaaaaatgtGACCCAGAAGAACGAAAATAAATGCATCGACCTATTGACAGTTCACTGATTTAATGAGTTTAACACTTGGGAACGATATCATGAGTGCACGTTGGTATCAAACTACGGTCGTATGTTATCCCGTTCAATGTAATgtattttcattgaaaagaaaatgacatgtTGAAAGTACTCTTTACGTATATATTAAAGGGAATCCTACCCAAATAACACTTAAATATACGTGCAAAATATACCGTgaggtacacagcaaaaactgtggtgttaaccggtgtacatagaggaccacaccagttattttacaccggtgttaaattggtgtgTTAGTTTtatacctataggtgttattacaacaccttttgttgttacattcacactctttggtgtcacgtttaatctctagggtgtaattttaacacctcggggtgtggtcctctcttaacaccgattggtgtcagttttaacaccgccgtttttacagtgtataactcgaaaaaatatcaacatcatATCGTACGATGTAACTGGGcctcattttatatttggatCATTGCCCCAGTGCAATAGGTTCTTAAGAGAAACCCACAAATccttaataaataaatacatagcctatgggaaagttgtcatTCTCACTTGTCATAGTATAACCTACCCAGTTGCCgatttgaaatttacaaaattttaGAGATCTCAGTTTAAAACAGTCGTgacttattgcttgtccaattccTTCAGACTGTCACCATTCTGTTTGACTATACTTGTCTCCTATATAAGATGAAATTACATAtgacaattgctgatgtggtttacggtacgcCACGTTTACCAGGTTTAAGGTACcaggtttacggtacaccacatcagcaattgtacatgccaccatgcaaaccttcaaacaacatctgaaattacatatgtttttattattgtacTTATTGAATTATTACATTGTAAATAATGTCACCTCACtacttcttctttctcctttaattGGATTATTTCATGTTCATGTTTTGTTTCCTCTTTGGCATTCCTTTGCTATTCTTTTTTCGCCCCTATAATCCTAACCCTTCCttccatctatctttctctTGTCTCTCCCTCCTCTACttcttctatttcatttttcgtcatatttttgtcttttctctcttctttcttcttcattttcttcatgttattttcttcccggtctccattttttatttgtttttattctttattcttcGTGGTGTTCTCATATACGTCAACGTATGCGTCACGCTTGCCTTTTGCATAGCTCATCATTGGCCGGGCTTTTTAGGATTGATGTAAAAGAgacataggcctatgttttaTCATGCACTGTATTTTAACTCATTTCAATGTGCCATATTTCATCCATTACATTGTTGTATGCAGCATTTAAATCGGCTATTAGAACctttttaatgtattattttttttgttttactttatgTATTACAAGTCCGAGGttgtattacatgtaataagcaaatcgtagatttttttttcgtaagtCAGTTGTTGTGCAGATATGTCAAGGTAAATGTACTtctcatgaaatgatttttaatgagttgatattctttttttaaggaTGAGTCATTTCCATATTGTGTATATTATGACTTGTATgtcataaaatattcatttcattatcaatGAATTACTCTCATAAcaagaaataattttaattCCCCGCAGTTTTACGTTGTAGGTCTATTCCAGAATGCCGTCAACTAGTTTttaaggggtggtccaggctgaaaatatatcttaatacacagagtagaattcactgagcaaaacgccaaaaatttcatcaaaatcggataacaaataatacagtGATTGAAGTTCAAATTTaacactattttgtgaaatcagtcgtcatgaatattcattaggcgagcttatgatgtcacgtctccgctttctgttttcttatgttacataaaatcatattttttcattatttcatacttttgtgaataatgtgtctcccttaaaatgaaataaggtgcagcaataaatatctaatgcactaaatctgttgtcaatccaatttttctagttcttggaggaaaaagattgaataaacctaatttcacataataaaatacaaaagaaaaagtggagacgtgacatcatcagcccacctaatgaatattcatgacaaccattttcacaaaatattgctaaactttaaatttcaataactttgttatttggtatccgattctgatgaaatattcagcattttgctcggtCAATTCCCCTTTTGATTAAGCTGTAAATACTTTCatcctggaccacccctttaaggcAATATTTCAgatgaaaacaataaatgcaGCGCAATGGTTCCCTCTATTACGCTACGGCCCTTCAAATGCTCTACATCCACAACACAACACACGTTTgctgtatttcatatttgactCATAAGCCTGAGCACAATACACGAACTcctgatgtgttttttttttctctcccaaaggacaagtccaccccaagaaaatgttaaattgagtaaaaagagaaaaatccaactagcatattgctgaaaatctcatcaaaatcggatttgaaataacaaagttatgacattttaaaatgttgcttaatttcacaaaacagttatacatacacatccttgtcggtatgcagATGAGGGGACTAATGACATcattcactatttattttgtatttcattaatgaaatatgttaaattttctcctcattgtcatgtgacaaAGTTTTATTCTTCCATGAATATGTGGAACTACcattgttttaatgttttttgtctcagtcaagttggttattgtcaaatctgtaaaaatcgaaatattgtataattcaaacaaaaaagcaaaagaaataatggGTGAGGGACATCGACTCCTATCATGTGCATATAAATGCTTTGTAAAAAAGCGAAATTTAagatgttataactttcttattttatatccgatttcgatgaaattttaagcgttatgcttgatttttctctattgattcaaatcaacattttcaggggtgggcttgacctttaaaacaCATGCACATACACGTATTTAGAATGCGAGCGAGAAAATGCAGGCTTCGACGTTTGATCAGGACAGCAACACTTTGGGGAAGTGCGCCACCTACCGTCAAACTTGTGGAACGTGTTACGTGCGTTTGTACATTATGCATTTGTAGGTTCTCTCGTCGTGCTGCTGTTAACGTGCGTTCATCATTTTAGGAAAATGTTACGTCACTATGTTTTTAAATGTCCTTTTGATTCAATTATTGATGCACATGTAGATTTGACTGTAGGTGTTGTCAAATTAACTTTTCAAACGCCTGAAAATCAGCAGTGAAAAAAGTACTTCCACTTTTGTTTCGATATTTTGACTGAttttcttcacccccccccccccacacacacacaaaaaatgaattCTGTTGTCAAATTGATGGAAACGTTCAGAATTCTGTGCCAGAGTATTCTTTAATGATTCACATTCtgctaaaaaaatcaaaataaatgaaataaatctttgCGATTAACCACAGCGATGATGCTTCAAGTTGTCgtttcatttttatgtgaattgtgtaatataaaaaatacatctatattatctattattttttatttgttttctatgtatttattttaaatttttctttttttgtttcatttgttatttatttcttttttgtttgctgTGGTGATGATGGGATGAATGTTTTGAATTCAAGCCTTGAGTAACGGGGATGATCGTCAAAAGGCCAAGAGTGCCTTCGAAAGTGATTGGGGTTGAATACAAAAAGAGATAATTGCATCACAAAAACTAAACTGTGacgcaaaaaaaagaaaaaaaatacagtcgGTTGAGAAAGAAAGGAGGGTAGATGTCATTTTAGCCCTTTTTAAGACATTTTTTTGCATTGcttttcattatataaaattcgatttttggttttatttcCTTTGACCAAACTTGATCCCTCGTTGAGGTAGATTTAACCTACTCTTGAACTGGAGGTGGTGCCACTTATTTTGTTTGGGGTATCAAAAGGACTTCTAAAATAGTCTTACGTTTTTAAggagtaatgaaaaaaataagttccATTTATTCACTGCATCTATCTTCCATACTCGTATCACCAGTCCAATATGCATAGGGGTAGCCCCCTGCCTCCTTTTATGTTAcgacctgggctccgtaacacaaagatttgaAATCGATCGTTAAATAGCAATGAcaaatcaagatcatcgttgcatgcgcactcagtttaaaatactgaccagggaccaatcagtgcagctctttcatattttcaattcacATGATTcgtcgcaaacctttgtgtttcGGAGCCCATGTGCTGAATATTTGGAGAAGTGGTACGAGATTGAGTGTTCGGGCGTTATATGagagcatggacctattacgagaTGATGAGAGTAGTCGAAAGAAGACAATACTATAGGAGAGGTGTATGCCATATTTTCCGACACTCGATCTTTAATAGTTTCACGTTTATCTCCTTGGTCCCTCTATCACCAGCTATCTAatcccctcccttttctctctcctctttttAACTCTCTCCCACTCTCACTATATTGTGATATGCGCTCTACAAGAactatttattatcattattatgccATGTAGTATAAATGCCAACAGTGTAATTTTCTCTAGAAATGGGAAGTATTTTTTTCACGCGGTGAAGATAATTATCAGACATCATCACACACCTCCTTCTAgaggaaaaatattttagtaTGTCATGCTccattgaaaaagaaaatatattacatCATGGAGCTGCCCTCActtgacgtcacaaattaaaaaccttttttaattcataactGTCGAACCGTCACAAATGTTTTATATGTCTCTGCTTTTATTAGACCCTACTCACCTTCAATGTGGACTTTGCCACTTAATCCCTGAATGTCCAATTTCCAAGACAAAAAATCAAGATAATCAGTGGATCAGTTTTGTATTTTGGAATAAATCTTCCACATATTCACGGTGATCTCGAGATATACTGTTaaatattccatgaaatgtCGAAAATATGCAAACTCATCAAACATGATATGCGTCACGTGACAACACGGTCAGGTGTTTGGAATTATTTTCACTTATCCACCACCCCGAGGTAGGATTGTCGAGAACAATATGTTGTTGGATTTATCGATGAGTAgccataaaataaaaaaaagtcaattaaATTGTTATATTGCCTGATGGGGCTTACAGATAATGTGCACATATTGgaatatgatatgattttcgTTTATTCGTGTTCATATACCCCATGCTAGATAAACAGGAGTAGATGGTGTTTTTCCCCTTCACTTATGGTGCTATTTTCTTAGAATGCTCCTAAAAGGGGTAatctgattataaaaaaaaagggtctgctgattattttgtttaaaggtcaagtccacctcagaaaaatgttgatttgaatcaatagagaaaaatcagacaagcacaatgctgaagatttcatcaaaatcggatgtaaaataagaaagttatgacatttcaaagtttcgcttatttttaacaaaatagttatatgaacgagccagttacatccaaatgagagagttgatgatgtcactcactcactatttcttttgtttttttattgtttgaattatacaatatctcaatttttacgaatttgaggattaggacctccttgcctgaagcacaaaatgttaaaataatggaattccacgtgttcagggaggaatgaaacttcagttcacatgacaatgacgagaaaatcaaaatatttcatatttcaaacaataaaaaacaaaagaaacaatgagtgaatgacatcatcgactctctcatttggatgtagctggcccgttcatataactgtttttgtgaaatgaagcgaaattttgaaatgtcataactttcttattttacatccgattttcatgaaattttcagtgttatgcttgttgaatttttctcttttattcaaatcaagtttttgttggggtggacttgtcctttaatgaacaAACCATGCAGTATGAATTGCATCAAATGAATAAGTGTCATGAAAATCATCTGTAGCAAGCCCCTTCTTCGTGGATATACATATTTGCTACTTGAACATTTTCATAAGTAACCTTTCTTTGAGACATGCCTATATTTTAAATCTAATGACATATCCGTCTTAACTTCTAATTTAAAATAATTCGTCAATAGGCTTATAATACGGTAAAGATTTAAGATTTGTTTATCtcgaaattttctttttatttttgttttggtttctttttaaatcattgttcTTCTTTATATTTACATCTACTTTGGCTTGGTTTTTAATGTCAAGTCCGTCCCAGCGCCCAGTGGAAATCTGATTTGAAAAGATACATAAATATCGAACGGTTAATTGcaaattcgtctactgccaactcgtccactcaccacatggtctactttcatttagtctaatgccattccatcaacatttcgtctaaaaaAAGCATGTGATCCAATAACCATTTTGGTGCAATTAACAccaatatccatttcattttcagtcatTTTGCCACAATTAAGGCTTAATCTAAGTAGACCAAATAGTGagtaaatggctattggaccagcTGGCTATTCGACAGTATAGTGaatggacgaaatggcagttAGACAATGTTGGTATaatggacgaactgatggttaaaaaaaaacgatagtAGACTAGTTGGCAACGGGGCAAATttgcattagacgaattggaagtAAACCATATGAAACAAGTTAACATtgttaatattgatattgattttatcaaaatatgagCACGTTATTCAGTTTTGATATTGTGAATTTAATTTTCGTCATGATACAGTGAGATATAAATTATACATCGTATATCAAAGAAGAAGATCTTTATGTCACATTCTTGTCattgaattatgaaatgaataaaaaataaaaaaaaattacctcaaaTTTTGCTGACCCATCGAACTTTAGAAATCATGATTGTTGCACTCTTTCATGAATTTTAGTGAAGAAGTCTGGTATGTAATTTAAAACGAAATCAATCAAGTTTTAGATAGAACTCCGAAAAAATATTATAAGTTGATTTGTAGAATAATCGTTTTTAAATCTCCCTTTCATTTCAGTTTTGTGGAAGCATGGAAAATACCATAACTA
This DNA window, taken from Lytechinus variegatus isolate NC3 chromosome 19, Lvar_3.0, whole genome shotgun sequence, encodes the following:
- the LOC121405791 gene encoding uncharacterized protein LOC121405791 translates to MKDNLPMEAMRAHITSCQKNGKEGPVAGYSKRTLKELDDVPMDDLIEDPFATDDPSGSEGDDGWIEDSDEEVPALRKLSDVNDDIDDGDDDSDFNYDETFLSTSNKCAHDTSVDKNIEYEVAKQPESTDFVKEGTIIDLLEQNHEHVRKELAKTQSSVSVLPKDETSKMQKSSERRRKQVLIPRDKMIKKTSVVHSDPTLHLQQNTPTSQSKAVASHEIQSSANKLKDLNKKTISGAGQKDGNALYFTLWHPKNSEVKTTSQLQNVNSGLEKSVPRATVTKQIESLKSDHVREHVRNLAANDGTNSSDKVHRGKQVLETIAEKESTSKPGSILPLPTAQETLGTILISRKVKKERCEVVTGKSAKSENGNKTQAPKQIIVESHEGHQSYPQVLPTSSVKDSTKDGKLLGGDKGSKKKYTSVEEYVEDLKRMMQEKGISNMVVHGPKRVISDVTKKLNAVTLPPTSVFCKAPFANKELLKLTTVNEEPLKLNSSVPTANKEPLKLNPSVRTANKEPLKLNPTVRTANEEPLKLNPSVRTANEEPLKLNPSVPTVNKEPLQLNPSLLPVNKEPLKPHVSLPTEPKFGESNKSKESSVKNERPVMTPSSVRMPALVVGASIKDSTPTGISKRVVESKDLPTTLSTHVIKEPNIIKKSDSLNVKGTAPNKMTSVSGTSNSTGPVQLLQPGNNLVRYIVTCPNGQRKILQVPGGIPGVSNKTGSGQPRILLCKSSVDLNVGSVMGPKGNAPASSSPVKVITKVFSSGAKVKKIRIVNKSLLSDLQRSHTVPNDNKTDPLKMTIKKNIYQKNIVSNQDGTYVFTQKAAKEHRQPEDHSTKVSKDQNKTVVKHDTECSASLDTTGDICRSSDNLGSNSTSRRKSRRDRKVSRPYSPPPQKKRKVTPSSSPSNPVNSPGDRGCPGLPSRPKPSPRPVVVLKKELDIPRDVTFSGDVMGDFPAKGIGIAIKSEPLSDDEAINALESSPSRIENRAVKTEPDYDSDSTDIPTDPEDIEEDDVHANTKPKEQLPETTSATDNCGLPKVSETEFLSRAEKMRLLQQRIEEQESILENIKKQRHELEMQRQNNPYLEDLM